AGAATCTACATCACTGTAGAGAGCGTTGGGGTGGCGCGCTCTCTCCGGCGGCGTCTATACGATGTCCGCGCGGCGAACAGGCGGTGGCGGAAGGGAGGCGGGACGTGACGGAGCAGCGGGAGCGGTCCCGGCGCAGGGGACAGGGTGAGCTGGAGGCGCTGGTCCTGGCGGCGCTGCGGGAGGCGGACGGCCCGGCGACGGCAGGCTGGGTGCAGGAGCGCGTGGGCGACGACCTCGCCTACACGACCGTCATCACCATCCTGACCCGGCTGCTGGCCAAGGGTGTGGTCACCCGGGAGCGCGCGGGCCGGTCCTTCTCCTGGACCCCCGCGTCCGACCAGGCGGGACTGGCCGCGAGCCGGATGCGCAAGGTGCTGGACGCCGAGAGCGACCGGGAGGCGGTGCTGGCCAGCTTCGTCACCGGTCTCGGACCCGACGACGAACGCCTCCTGCGGGACCTGCTCGGCCAGTCCAGGGACGAAGGGGAAGTCTGAGACACCATGGGGGTGTTCGTCCTGCTGCCACTGGTGCTGCCGCTGACGGCGTGGCCGATCGCGCGCCTGGCCGAGCAGCATCTGCACCCGCGCACGGCGACCCGGCTGCTGACCGGGGTGGCCGCGGTGATGGCGGTGTGCAGCACGGTGTGCCTGGTGCTGCTGATGGTGGTCGGCACCGCCCAGCTGCCCGGTAACCCGCTGCCCGACGGCTGGTCGGACCCCGAGGTGCGCGCGGCCGTGCCCTACGACGAGGTGGCCGGGAAGGCGGCGATCCCCGCCCTGTGCGCGGTGCTGACGGCCTGCGGCCGGACGCTGTGGCGGCACGGCCGGGTGCGCCGCCGCGCCCACCGGGCGCTTGCCGGGCTGCGGGAGACGGAGGCGGTCGTCCTGCCGGACGACGTGCCCTACGCCTACGCGCTGCCGGGCGGCCGGCGGGACCGGGTGGTGGTGACCACGGCCCTGCTGGAGTGTCTGGAACCGGCCGAGCGCCGGGCGCTGTTCGCCCACGAGCGGGCGCACCTCGCCGCCCGCCACCACCGCTTCCTGCTCGCCGTCCAGCTGGCCGCGCGGGCCAACCCCTTCCTGCGGCCGCTGCGTACGGCGGTGGCGTACACGGCGGAACGCTGGGCGGACGAGGAGGCGGCGCGGACGGTCGGCAGCCGCCGTGCCGTGGCGCGGGCGATCGGCAAGGCGGCCCTGGTGTCGCGCGGCACCCCGGTGGCCACCCTGGCGGGCCTCGCGGCGGCGGGCCCGGTGCCGCGCCGGGTCGCGGCCCTGCTCGGGCCCGCTCCGGCGGCCCGCCGGCTGCCGTCGCTGTTCACCGTCGTGGGCCTGGCGGTGTGGGGCGCCGCGGCCGGGACCGCGGTCTCCGCGATGTCGTCGGCGAACTCCGCCGTGACGATGGTCCTCATCCTGTACGCGGCGACGCCCCTGTGACCCCGCGGCCGGCCGCCGCGGGGTCCGGGCCGGTCAGAGGTCGAACTCGTGCGGCGGCAGGTCGAGGGCGTAGCACGCCTCGCGGACCACGGCCTGCTCGTCCTTGTCGAAGTCGCCGTCGGCGCCGCCGATGACGATGCCGATCTGGATCACGGCCCGCGCCTCGGCGGGCTTCTTCTTCGCCTTGGCGATCTCCTGCATGACGCTCACCTTGCCGAGGGCGAAGTCGGCCGTCAGCCTGCCGACGTTCTCCTCGAAGCGGCGGCGCAGGTCGTCGGCGGGGAAGTTCTGCAGCACCTCGTTGCCCGCGATGAGCTGGGCCACACGCTGCCGCTCGGCCGGGTCGACCGTGCCGTCGGCGGCCGCCACCAGGGCGCACATCGCCATGCTCGCGTCGCGGAAGGCGCCGCTCTTCAGGTCGTTCTTCCTGGCGGTCAGCTGGGTCTGCATCTGGGATGCGGACTCCTTGAGGCGGTCCCACAGGGCCATGAGTACTCCGTCGGTGTCGGGAGGGGGCGTCCGGACCCGGGTGCTCCGGACGCCGGAACTTCTACAGTAAGTGTAGAAGTTACTCCTCTTCCTCCTCGCCCTCGAAGAAGTCCCCGATCTCGTCGACGACCTCCGCCGCGACCATGCCGCCGACCACGCCGACCGCCAGCCCGGCGGCGCCCGCGGCGACGGCCGTGCCGATGCCGGGGCCGGAGCCGTGGTGACCGCCGTGGTGGTCGTGGTGGTCGTGGTCTCCGTAGGGGGCGCCGTGGCCGCCGTGCGCCGCCCGGTGCTCGACCAGGGCGCGCATCCACCCGTCGACCTCGGCGGTCCAGTCGCGGGAGTCGTGGTGGCCGACCGTGAACCGGGTCAGCGCGTCGTGTCCGCCGGAGAAGAGCCCGCCGCGCTTGTCGGCCTCGAGGACCACCTCCATGCCGCCGGGACCGGCCAGGAAGGTCACCTCGACCTCGTTCACCCGGTCGGCGTACTGCGGCGACGGGGTGATCTCGATCTCCTGGT
The Streptomyces fungicidicus DNA segment above includes these coding regions:
- a CDS encoding M56 family metallopeptidase; the encoded protein is MGVFVLLPLVLPLTAWPIARLAEQHLHPRTATRLLTGVAAVMAVCSTVCLVLLMVVGTAQLPGNPLPDGWSDPEVRAAVPYDEVAGKAAIPALCAVLTACGRTLWRHGRVRRRAHRALAGLRETEAVVLPDDVPYAYALPGGRRDRVVVTTALLECLEPAERRALFAHERAHLAARHHRFLLAVQLAARANPFLRPLRTAVAYTAERWADEEAARTVGSRRAVARAIGKAALVSRGTPVATLAGLAAAGPVPRRVAALLGPAPAARRLPSLFTVVGLAVWGAAAGTAVSAMSSANSAVTMVLILYAATPL
- a CDS encoding BlaI/MecI/CopY family transcriptional regulator, giving the protein MTEQRERSRRRGQGELEALVLAALREADGPATAGWVQERVGDDLAYTTVITILTRLLAKGVVTRERAGRSFSWTPASDQAGLAASRMRKVLDAESDREAVLASFVTGLGPDDERLLRDLLGQSRDEGEV
- a CDS encoding tellurite resistance TerB family protein, giving the protein MALWDRLKESASQMQTQLTARKNDLKSGAFRDASMAMCALVAAADGTVDPAERQRVAQLIAGNEVLQNFPADDLRRRFEENVGRLTADFALGKVSVMQEIAKAKKKPAEARAVIQIGIVIGGADGDFDKDEQAVVREACYALDLPPHEFDL